One stretch of Trichomycterus rosablanca isolate fTriRos1 chromosome 3, fTriRos1.hap1, whole genome shotgun sequence DNA includes these proteins:
- the mrs2 gene encoding magnesium transporter MRS2 homolog, mitochondrial: MEACVSFLFHKTRILSTRCWNRALLQGFRIRSAPLVRPLCAHHSGWTCRHSKQVSLQSTGVQSRPRDTALICRGRVTDASHAALSSVAPVFVVMKFDPEGNVTSFEKKKTELYQELGLQARDLRFQHLTSITSRNNAIIIRMESLKAVVTPECLLVLDFRGMGLEKWLVLELGPQLAGDGALATYSLPFEFRALEAILQHRINTLQTRLNEVQPQIIDCLESLLDPKLLSADRSKLHMLLLSSKSLSELETDIKVFKDSLLKILDEDELIEELCLTKWTDPRVFEESSLGIDHAHEMELLLENYFMQAEELGNTARELKGLIDDSESVIFINLDSHRNVMMRLNLQLTMGTFSLSLFGLMGVAFGMNLMSSFEEDPRAFWLVTGVMFLGSGLIWRRLLSFLGRHLEPSSPPPIPPVLRKNQISTLRGTDIKSGVR; this comes from the exons ATGGAGGCATGTGTGAGCTTTTTATTCCATAAAACTCGGATCCTTTCTACCAGATGTTGGAATCGTGCTTTATTACAGGGTTTCAGAATAAGATCAGCTCCTCTGGTTCGTCCTCTCTGTGCTCATCATTCAGGATGGACGTGCAGACACAGCAAACAGGTTTCATTACAGAGTACAGGGGTGCAGTCCAGACCCAGAGACACAG CGCTGATCTGTCGTGGCAGAGTTACAGACGCTTCCCATGCAGCGCTGTCCAGCGTGGCCCCTGTGTTTGTTGTG ATGAAATTCGATCCAGAAGGAAACGTCACTTCATTCG AGAAAAAGAAAACGGAGCTCTATCAGGAACTCGGATTGCAGGCGAGAGACCTGAGATTCCAACACCTCACCAGCATCACGTCACGAAATAATGCCATCATCATACGCATGGAG TCTCTGAAGGCAGTCGTGACTCCGGAGTGTTTGCTGGTGCTGGATTTCCGCGGGATGGGTTTGGAGAAGTGGCTGGTTTTGGAGTTGGGGCCTCAGCTAGCAGGAGATGGAGCTCTGGCCACCTACTCTTTACCCTTCGAGTTTAGGGCCCTGGAGGCCATTCTACAGCACAGG ATAAACACACTGCAGACGAGGTTAAACGAAGTTCAGCCACAGATCATCGACTGCCTCGAGTCGCTCTTGGATCCCAAACTTTTGTCTGCGGACCGCAGCAAACTCCACATGCTCCTCCTCAGCAGTAAGAG CCTGTCTGAGCTGGAGACGGATATTAAAGTGTTTAAGGACAGCCTGCTGAAGATCCTGGACGAGGACGAGCTGATCGAGGAGCTGTGTCTGACCAAGTGGACCGACCCCCGCGTGTT TGAGGAGAGCAGCCTGGGTATAGACCACGCCCATGAGATGGAGCTACTCCTGGAGAACTATTTCATGCAGGCGGAGGAGCTGGGGAACACGGCGCGAGAGCTGAAGGGGCTCATCGACGACTCCGAGAGTGTCATCTTCATCAACCTGGACAG TCATCGAAATGTGATGATGCGCCTGAACCTCCAGCTCACCATGGGAACCTTCTCCTTGTCCTTATTTGGCCTGATGGGTGTGGCTTTTGGCATGAACCTCATGTCTTCATTTGAAGAA GATCCACGGGCGTTTTGGTTGGTGACGGGAGTTATGTTTTTAGGCAGTGGGCTCATCTGGAGGCGCCTGCTTTCCTTCCTGGGACGACACTTGGAACCCAGCTCTCCTCCTCCA ATTCCACCAGTTCTGAGGAAAAACCAGATCAGCACATTAAGGGGAACAGATATCAAATCTGGAGTGAGATGA